The genomic window AGGGACGTTGAAAGCTATAGCGGAAATGAATCGACTGCGGCTGAGAGATAAGGTTGTTTTTGTGGGGGAAGCTAAGTACAGAATAGCGTCGAGGGTAACGAACACGAATAGTGGAGAGAGAGGTGCAGACACACAAAATCTAATGTCTCGGAAGCCGCATAGCGAAGTAGTGCCGAATGATGCCGGGTCATCTGGACGTGAGTTACGGATGAAGGAAGTCGAAAAAGACCTGCATGGTAACGGATGGACAAAGAAGATATAGGTCGCAGTGGCAAAAGAAAATTTGGTATGGCTGCAGCAAAGCCTTGTAGAGGGCACGACGAAGCCTATTAACTTTGATTCTCTAAAGGAAATGGTCGCGAAGAACTTGCCTAATGTTTTCCAGGCCAGGGAAATGGGAGCATACAAAGCTCTCTTGACTTTCGATAGTGCTATACATGCTGAAGAAACCTACACGTTGAACATGAATCACCTACTCCACTTGTTCCACAGCATATGGAGGTGGGAGGAGTCGGAGCACAGTGAAACTTGTAGAGTGTGGCTTGAATGTTTTGGGGCTCCGTTACACGCATGGTCTGTGGACACTTTTAAAATGATAGGAGGCCAATGGAACGAAGTAGTTGGGTGTGCTAGAGAGACAAAATTGTGTAGTTCTTTCACGGTAGGTCGTGTGTAGATTGATACGTGTGTAATGGACGGGATCCAAGAATGGGTTCATATCACTATTGGTACCGGGGGATATGATGTTTTAGTAAAGGAGATTGGACATGAGGCGTGTGACCTGCAATGTGTTGGAAGACTTGGTGATCAAGAGATAACGAACAGTGAGCGAAGAAATCACGATAGAACGAGCAAGGAGCCAGGAGTGGATTTGTTGCAGCGACATCAATATGCTTCATTGCATAAGGGCGGTCAAGAGGAGGAGATGTTGTTGATGGTAAGACGAGGAGAGGAAGAAGACAAGGGCAGATTAGTAATTTCACAAAgatttatgaatgaatggacTGATGATAGTGATTACCACAATCGCTTGAAAATCGTAACTGATCAAGTAATTATTGGCGATAATCAAGGCATGACTTATTTTGAGGGAGGTATCGTTACAAGGGAGGAGGCAGAGTCTGAGAGGACAGTCACATGTGTATTTAATGGGCTAGAAAGGGGTCCACCAAGGCCAAACAAAAAGCAAATTGCCTAAACGCAGGTTGGGCCAGCCACAAAAAAAGATGGAGAAGGGGGCTAATAGCTAGATGGGCCTAACATCACCTGAAGCTATCGGTTCAACGATTGGGCCTGAGATGGGAGATCCGAGTCGGGTGCTGGCCATATCACCGAACGATGTGGGTGACTGGTATGGGTGCAACATCAATAGCGTGGGACTCCTCGAGGATGGCGGAGACACGTTCGTTGGGGCTGGGCACGGGGGAAGTCAGCGGTCACCAAGCCTTGGCAACAGGTTACGCCGCGATGGAGCTACTCGAACACTCACTGATGAACTCGGGCCGGGAGGGCCAGCGTGTGAAGATCCCAACTTCGAGGATGGCGGCAGGGCAGAAGTACAGGTGGCCAGAGTTAATTGTAGGGCTAATGGTGATGAGAAACAAAATTAGAAGGGAGCCGGTGAAAGGAGGGGCTCAAACGTGGTTGGTGCAGAGGGAGGCGTGAAGGTAATTGTCGGCGGCACTCAAGGGGAGCACGCGAGTCCAGAGTTGTGTGCGGAGACCTATGACCAACTTGAACCTGGTATAGATGGAGGTCAGGTTATTGTCCAAAGTGAAAAGAGGTTGGTTGTCGGGCATGAGGAAGACGAAAGTGGAGGGAATGATCTTGGGAATGAGCTAAGGGAGACAGGTGCAAAAGACAGTGATACTCAGTGTTCAAATTTGGAGGCGTAGATGCTGGAGAACAGAAGAACCTGGGAGTTGGGAAAGGAGTCAGGCGCCATGCTATACAATGAGGACGATGACATTATGGCAATACTCCAAGCGCAAAATGAAGAAATAGATCACAAAAGGAAAATAGCAAAGCGAAGGAAAAACTGAGACGCTGCAGACCCAAACATAAAAAACAAGTGTGTCAGAAGctttttaaatgatttttagttcttggaatgttaggggATTAAGGGGTGATGGGAAGTTTAGCATGGTGAAGAACCTTAAGAATAAACATAGATTAGATCTGTTGGACTTGATTGAGACTAAAAGGGAGATAGTGACGAGATATGATGTGGCAAGAATATGGGGGCAAGATGGTGCGGGATGGGAATATGTAGGCTCTGAAGGTGCAGCAGGTGGACTTTTATTAATATGGGATGAATCAGTGTTTAAATTGAATAACTGCTATAAGGGGAAGAGATGGTTGTGTGTTGAAGGGGTCCTGGTAAAGTGTAGTTTCAACTGTGCATTTTTCTTGGTCTATGGTGCACATGACAGGGATGCGAAGTTGCAGGTGTGGGAAGAGCTGAGCTATATAGCTGGGTTATGTCAGGTGCCTGGTTGTTATATGAGAGATTTTAATGAAATAGTACATATGAAAGAACGACAAGGTACTGGTGTTTTACCTCGGTCTGCGAAAGAATTCAAGGCTTGGATACAAGATATGGACTTAATGGATTTGCCGCTCACTAATCGTATGTTCGCATGGTTTAGGGGACGTTCTTGTAGTCGTATTGATAGAGCTCTGGTTAACCTAGAGTGGTTAGAGGAGTTTCTGGAGACTCGTGTACAAGGTGGACCAAGGAGATTGTCAGATCATTGTCCTATTATAGTAGAAGACAAAAAACTGAGGGGAGGTCCAAGGCCTTTCAGAAGCTTAGATTCCTGGTTTACACATGAAGGCTTCCTCAGAATGGTGAAGGAGGAGTGGAgagttttgggagagatttagtTCACAGATAAATTGAAGGCGTTGACGATTCCGTTAGGGAGGTGGCATAAGGCCAATTTTAGTGATATGGACAAGAAGATTACGAACTTTGAGGAAGAAATTAATAAGATTGATGATATGGTGAGAAATGGAGTGTATGACGGAACGATGGAGGCTAGACGGAAGACGCTAGTCACTTGCTGTGAGAGGTGGTATGTGAGAAAAGAGattcattggaagcagatgtcccgATCGTGACAAGCTAAGGAGATGGACAAAAATACAAGATACTTTCACAATATAGCTTCATCAAGAAGGAAGAATAACAGGATTGATACATTGCTAATCAACGGCAGACTGGTCAGGAATCAAGTTAGGATAAAAATTGCTAGTAGAGATTTCTATAAGGATTTATATCACTAGGAAGATTCTCCTATGATGGGCTTCACAGACGGTCTGGTGGGTAGGATAGGTCAGGAAGATGCTGTGAAGTTGGAAATGTTGCCGTTTGCTGAGGAGATCAATGAGGCTTTGTGGGACTGTGAGTCTTCTAAGGCACCAGGCTGTGACAGGTACAACATGAATTTTATTAAGAGTGGTTGGGACGAGATAGGGCCTGAATTCACAGCAGCTGTGATTGGATTCTTTCAGACATCCAGGTTACCGGCGGAGTCCAATATCACTTGGGTGGCGCTGGCTCCAAAGTTCGTTGGTGCAAGGAAAATTAAAGACTTGTGACCTATTAGTATGGTTGGGTGCATATACAAGGATATTTCCATGGTATTGTTTAGGAGGATGAGACAAGTAATGCCAGAGCTAGTAGATGAGACTCAGAGTGCATTTGTGAAAGGCAGAAAAATACATAATGGGGCACTTATCGCATGTGAAACTGTAAACTGGCTTAAGCGGAGGAAGGAGGAGGCAGCGATAATTAAGTTAGACTTCCAAAAATCATATGATAGAGTCAAGTGGAGTTTTGTGGACATAGTACTGCAAAAGATGAGATTTGGGACCTACTTTCACCTTTCTTGTTCGTACTGGTTGTAGATGTGCTACATCGGATAATTGGAGAGGCAGTCAGGAACGGCCGTATATCACCATTGTTGGTTGGGAGAGATAGTATAGAGTTATCGCATCTCCAGTTTGCGGATGATACAATTCTGTTTTGCCCATCAGAAGAGGAGACTATCAAGAAGTACAAGCGACTCTTGAGGTGCTTTGAGCTGATGTCAGGGCTCAGCATTAATTTTGACAAGTCAAGCTTGATTCCAGTAAATTGTGACGAGCAATGGGTCTAGCGTATGTGTCGTTTGTTGGGTTGTAAGGGAGATTCCCTTCCAGTTAAATATTTGGGAATCCCTTTAGGAGCAAATATGAGGTTGGTGAAGACCTAGAAGCCCATAATAGACAAAGTGGAGGAGAAGTTCAGCCTGTGGAAAGCTAAAGTACTAAACAAAGTTGGGAAGTTGATGCTGATCAAATCAGTTTTAAATAGTTTACCAGTGTATTATCTAAGTTTGTTTAAGATGTCGAAAGCTGTTGTTGAAAAATTGATCTCTTTGCAGAGTGGATTCCTTTGGAGTAAGGAGGATGAAAGTAATGGGATGACATTAGTTAAATGGGAAGTGGTGCAGGCCCCTAAGAAACTGGGAGGGTTGGGAGTTGGAGATGCTATGATTCGTGACACAGTTATgttatttaagtggtggtggcggttttcCAAGGAAGATTTTTCATTGTGGAAGAAAGTGATGTGCTCCTGTAACAATCTAAATCCTAATGAGCTACTATAAACTCAAGTGCTACCTACTAGAGGAGGCCCCTGGAAGGATATATACCAATTGCAAATAACGAATCAACATATAAGAAATAAGATGGTTACAGGCTTGTCCATGGAGGTTGGTGATGGGCGGCGTACTCGCTTTTGGGAGGATGTATAGTTACTCTATGGATCGTTGAAGGACCGGTTCTTCAGacttttctctgtttcaaaccaatgtggatctgttataggggattgtgggttctgggatgggttagagtagATTTGGAATTTCCAATGGAGGAGAGAGATTtttcaatgggagttggaacttCTGAGTCAATTACACGAGGTATTGAGACCTGTGAAACTAATAAATAGCAAAGAGGATAGAGTTGTGTGAaaatatatgataaaaaaaatgtattttttcaactaactcatttgtgcaggtttgGCAGGAGGAAATAATCCCAGAGGAAGTTACCAATTACAGCTTCACTAAGACTATCTGGAAAGGTTTAGTTCCACCGAGAATGGAGCTGTTTACTTGGTTTGTCCTGATAGGTAGGGTGAGTACAAAAGACAGGCTTAGTAGGTTTGGAATTATCAGCCAGAAAGACAATGTGTGTTCTGTAATAACGAGGTGAAGCATGTACACTACCTGTTTTTAGGATGTGGATTTGCCTGGCAGGTACAGAGTGCTTGGATATTGATGTTTCTAAACTTGTTCGTTGTGTCTGTTAGTCCTGTTGTTCCACTGTTTTGTGTTGAGCTCttgctttcaaaaaaaaaaaatgaattatctCTTAGAAACATTACTTCAAGTTCAATAGAGGCTTACTAAGTGGCTACGGTTTTTCTTTCTTNNNNNNNNNNNNNNNNNNNNNNNNNNNNNNNNNNNNNNNNNNNNNNNNNNNNNNNNNNNNNNNNNNNNNNNNNNNNNNNNNNNNNNNNNNNNNNNNNNNNNNNNNNNNNNNNNNNNNNNNNNNNNNNNNNNNNNNNNNNNNNNNNNNNNNNNNNNNNNNNNNNNNNNNNNNNNNNNNNNNNNNNNNNNNNNNNNNNNNNNNNNNNNNNNNNNNNNNNNNNNNNNNNNNNNNNNNNNNNNNNNNNNNNNNNNNNNNNNNNNNNNNNNNNNNNNNNNNNNNNNNNNNNNNNNNNNNNNNNNNNNNNNNNNNNNNNNNNNNNNNNNNNNNNNNNNNNNNNNNNNNNNNNNNNNNNNNNNNNNNNNNNNNNNNNNNNNNNNNNNNNNNNNNNNNNNNNNNNNNNNNNNNNNNNNNNNNNNNNNNNNNNNNNNNNNNNNNNNNNNNNNNNNNNNNNNNNNNNNNNNNNNNNNNNNNNNNNNNNNNNNNNNNNNNNNNNNNNNNNNNNNNNNNNNNNNNNNNNNNNNNNNNNNNNNNNNNNNNNNNNNNNNNNNNNNNNNNNNNNNNNNNNNNNNNNNNNNNNNNNNNNNNNNNNNNNNNNNNNNNNNNNNNNNNNNNNNNNNNNNNNNNNNNNNNNNNNNNNNNNNNNNNNNNNNNNNNNNNNNNNNNNNNNNNNNNNNNNNNNNNNNNNNNNNNNNNNNNNNNNNNNNNNNNNNNNNNNNNNNNNNNNNNNNNNNNNNNNNNNNNNNNNNNNNNNNNNNNNNNNNNNNNNNNNNNNNNNNNNNNNNNNNNNNNNNNNNNNNNNNNNNNNNNNNNNNNNNNNNNNNNNNNNNNNNNNNNNNNNNNNNNNNNNNNNNNNNNNNNNNNNNNNNNNNNNNNNNNNNNNNNNNNNNNNNNNNNNNNNNNNNNNNNNNNNNNNNNNNNNNNNNNNNNNNNNNNNNNNNNNNNNNNNNNNNNNNNNNNNNNNNNNNNNNNNNNNNNNNNNNNNNNNNNNNNNNNNNNNNNNNNNNNNNNNNNNNNNNNNNNNNNNNNNNNNNNNNNNNNNNNNNNNNNNNNNNNNNNNNNNNNNNNNNNNNNNNNNNNNNNNNNNNNNNNNNNNNNNNNNNNNNNNNNNNNNNNNNNNNNNNNNNNNNNNNNNNNNNNNNNNNNNNNNNNNNNNNNNNNNNNNNNNNNNNNNNNNNNNNNNNNNNNNNNNNNNNNNNNNNNNNNNNNNNNNNNNNNNNNNNNNNNNNNNNNNNNNNNNNNNNNNNNNNNNNNNNNNNNNNNNNNNNNNNNNNNNNNNNNNNNNNNNNNNNNNNNNNNNNNNNNNNNNNNNNNNNNNNNNNNNNNNNNNNNNNNNNNNNNNNNNNNNNNNNNNNNNNNNNNNNNNNNNNNNNNNNNNNNNNNNNNNNNNNNNNNNNNNNNNNNNNNNNNNNNNNNNNNNNNNNNNNNNNNNNNNNNNNNNNNNNNNNNNNNNNNNNNNNNNNNNNNNNNNNNNNNNNNNNNNNNNNNNNNNNNNNNNNNNNNNNNNNNNNNNNNNNNNNNNNNNNNNNNNNNNNNNNNNNNNNNNNNNNNNNNNNNNNNNNNNNNNNNNNNNNNNNNNNNNNNNNNNNNNNNNNNNNNNNNNNNNNNNNNNNNNNNNNNNNNNNNNNNNNNNNNNNNNNNNNNNNNNNNNNNNNNNNNNNNNNNNNNNNNNNNNNNNNNNNNNNNNNNNNNNNNNNNNNNNNNNNNNNNNNNNNNNNNNNNNNNNNNNNNNNNNNNNNNNNNNNNNNNNNNNNNNNNNNNNNNNNNNNNNNNNNNNNNNNNNNNNNNNNNNNNNNNNNNNNNNNNNNNNNNNNNNNNNNNNNNNNNNNNNNNNNNNNNNNNNNNNNNNNNNNNNNNNNNNNNNNNNNNNNNNNNNNNNNNNNNNNNNNNNNNNNNNNNNNNNNNNNNNNNNNNNNNNNNNNNNNNNNNNNNNNNNNNNNNNNNNNNNNNNNNNNNNNNNNNNNNNNNNNNNNNNNNNNNNNNNNNNNNNNNNNNNNNNNNNNNNNNNNNNNNNNNNNNNNNNNNNNNNNNNNNNNNNNNNNNNNNNNNNNNNNNNNNNNNNNNNNNNNNNNNNNNNNNNNNNNNNNNNNNNNNNNNNNNNNNNNNNNNNNNNNNNNNNNNNNNNNNNNNNNNNNNNNNNNNNNNNNNNNNNNNNNNNNNNNNNNNNNNNNNNNNNNNNNNNNNNNNNNNNNNNNNNNNNNNNNNNNNNNNNNNNNNNNNNNNNNNNNNNNNNNNNNNNNNNNNNNNNNNNNNNNNNNNNNNNNNNNNNNNNNNNNNNNNNNNNNNNNNNNNNNNNNNNNNNNNNNNNNNNNNNNNNNNNNNNNNNNNNNNNNNNNNNNNNNNNNNNNNNNNNNNNNNNNNNNNNNNNNNNNNNNNNNNNNNNNNNNNNNNNNNNNNNNNNNNNNNNNNNNNNNNNNNNNNNNNNNNNNNNNNNNNNNNNNNNNNNNNNNNNNNNNNNNNNNNNNNNNNNNNNNNNNNNNNNNNNNNNNNNNNNNNNNNNNNNNNNNNNNNNNNNNNNNNNNNNNNNNNNNNNNNNNNNNNNNNNNNNNNNNNNNNNNNNNNNNNNNNNNNNNNNNNNNNNNNNNNNNNNNNNNNNNNNNNNNNNNNNNNNNNNNNNNNNNNNNNNNNNNNNNNNNNNNNNNNNNNNNNNNNNNNNNNNNNNNNNNNNNNNNNNNNNNNNNNNNNNNNNNNNNNNNNNNNNNNNNNNNNNNNNNNNNNNNNNNNNNNNNNNNNNNNNNNNNNNNNNNNNNNNNNNNNNNNNNNNNNNNNNNNNNNNNNNNNNNNNNNNNNNNNNNNNNNNNNNNNNNNNNNNNNNNNNNNNNNNNNNNNNNNNNNNNNNNNNNNNNNNNNNNNNNNNNNNNNNNNNNNNNNNNNNNNNNNNNNNNNNNNNNNNNNNNNNNNNNNNNNNNNNNNNNNNNNNNNNNNNNNNNNNNNNNNNNNNNNNNNNNNNNNNNNNNNNNNNNNNNNNNNNNNNNNNNNNNNNNNNNNNNNNNNNNNNNNNNNNNNNNNNNNNNNNNNNNNNNNNNNNNNNNNNNNNNNNNNNNNNNNNNNNNNNNNNNNNNNNNNNNNNNNNNNNNNNNNNNNNNNNNNNNNNNNNNNNNNNNNNNNNNNNNNNNNNNNNNNNNNNNNNNNNNNNNNNNNNNNNNNNNNNNNNNNNNNNNNNNNNNNNNNNNNNNNNNNNNNNNNNNNNNNNNNNNNNNNNNNNNNNNNNNNNNNNNNNNNNNNNNNNNNNNNNNNNNNNNNNNNNNNNNNNNNNNNNNNNNNNNNNNNNNNNNNNNNNNNNNNNNNNNNNNNNNNNNNNNNNNNNNNNNNNNNNNNNNNNNNNNNNNNNNNNNNNNNNNNNNNNNNNNNNNNNNNNNNNNNNNNNNNNNNNNNNNNNNNNNNNNNNNNNNNNNNNNNNNNNNNNNNNNNNNNNNNNNNNNNNNNNNNNNNNNNNNNNNNNNNNNNNNNNNNNNNNNNNNNNNNNNNNNNNNNNNNNNNNNNNNNNNNNNNNNNNNNNNNNNNNNNNNNNNNNNNNNNNNNNNNNNNNNNNNNNNNNNNNNNNNNNNNNNNNNNNNNNNNNNNNNNNNNNNNNNNNNNNNNNNNNNNNNNNNNNNNNNNNNNNNNNNNNNNNNNNNNNNNNNNNNNNNNNNNNNNNNNNNNNNNNNNNNNNNNNNNNNNNNNNNNNNNNNNNNNNNNNNNNNNNNNNNNNNNNNNNNNNNNNNNNNNNNNNNNNNNNNNNNNNNNNNNNNNNNNNNNNNNNNNNNNNNNNNNNNNNNNNNNNNNNNNNNNNNNNNNNNNNNNNNNNNNNNNNNNNNNNNNNNNNNNNNNNNNNNNNNNNNNNNNNNNNNNNNNNNNNNNNNNNNNNNNNNNNNNNNNNNNNNNNNNNNNNNNNNNNNNNNNNNNNNNNNNNNNNNNNNNNNNNNNNNNNNNNNNNNNNNNNNNNNNNNNNNNNNNNNNNNNNNNNNNNNNNNNNNNNNNNNNNNNNNNNNNNNNNNNNNNNNNNNNNNNNNNNNNNNNNNNNNNNNNNNNNNNNNNNNNNNNNNNNNNNNNNNNNNNNNNNNNNNNNNNNNNNNNNNNNNNNNNNNNNNNNNNNNNNNNNNNNNNNNNNNNNNNNNNNNNNNNNNNNNNNNNNNNNNNNNNNNNNNNNNNNNNNNNNNNNNNNNNNNNNNNNNNNNNNNNNNNNNNNNNNNNNNNNNNNNNNNNNNNNNNNNNNNNNNNNNNNNNNNNNNNNNNNNNNNNNNNNNNNNNNNNNNNNNNNNNNNNNNNNNNNNNNNNNNNNNNNNNNNNNNNNNNNNNNNNNNNNNNNNNNNNNNNNNNNNNNNNNNNNNNNNNNNNNNNNNNNNNNNNNNNNNNNNNNNNNNNNNNNNNNNNNNNNNNNNNNNNNNNNNNNNNNNNNNNNNNNNNNNNNNNNNNNNNNNNNNNNNNNNNNNNNNNNNNNNNNNNNNNNNNNNNNNNNNNNNNNNNNNNNNNNNNNNNNNNNNNNNNNNNNNNNNNNNNNNNNNNNNNNNNNNNNNNNNNNNNNNNNNNNNNNNNNNNNNNNNNNNNNNNNNNNNNNNNNNNNNNNNNNNNNNNNNNNNNNNNNNNNNNNNNNNNNNNNNNNNNNNNNNNNNNNNNNNNNNNNNNNNNNNNNNNNNNNNNNNNNNNNNNNNNNNNNNNNNNNNNNNNNNNNNNNNNNNNNNNNNNNNNNNNNNNNNNNNNNNNNNNNNNNNNNNNNNNNNNNNNNNNNNNNNNNNNNNNNNNNNNNNNNNNNNNNNNNNNNNNNNNNNNNNNNNNNNNNNNNNNNNNNNNNNNNNNNNNNNNNNNNNNNNNNNNNNNNNNNNNNNNNNNNNNNNNNNNNNNNNNNNNNNNNNNNNNNNNNNNNNNNNNNNNNNNNNNNNNNNNNNNNNNNNNNNNNNNNNNNNNNNNNNNNNNNNNNNNNNNNNNNNNNNNNNNNNNNNNNNNNNNNNNNNNNNNNNNNNNNNNNNNNNNNNNNNNNNNNNNNNNNNNNNNNNNNNNNNNNNNNNNNNNNNNNNNNNNNNNNNNNNNNNNNNNNNNNNNNNNNNNNNNNNNNNNNNNNNNNNNNNNNNNNNNNNNNNNNNttatttatttatttagttttatctttATTGACATTTGACAACGAAAATTGCATGCGGCACCTTACTACTGAGAAAAAGCAATTCTTCGCCATGGTCA from Arachis ipaensis cultivar K30076 unplaced genomic scaffold, Araip1.1 Aipa1096, whole genome shotgun sequence includes these protein-coding regions:
- the LOC107624630 gene encoding uncharacterized protein LOC107624630 → MVKNLKNKHRLDLLDLIETKREIVTRYDVARIWGQDGAGWEYVGSEGAAGGLLLIWDESVFKLNNCYKGKRWLCVEGVLVKCSFNCAFFLVYGAHDRDAKLQVWEELSYIAGLCQVPGCYMRDFNEIVHMKERQGTGVLPRSAKEFKAWIQDMDLMDLPLTNRMFAWFRGRSCSRIDRALVNLEWLEEFLETRVQGGPRRLSDHCPIIVEDKKLRGGPRPFRSLDSWFTHEGFLRMVKEEWRVLGEI